In the Homalodisca vitripennis isolate AUS2020 unplaced genomic scaffold, UT_GWSS_2.1 ScUCBcl_1980;HRSCAF=6282, whole genome shotgun sequence genome, GCATGCTGAAATGGCAAGTTTCCTGGCATGCTGATTCTCATGAAAGTTGGACGAAAATGTTCATCGGTAACATCACAGAGTGCATGGAGAGACAGCACGGCGAGGTGGCATTCTTCCTCACTCAGTTCTTGTTGGGCCCGGTTATTTTGGGCCAGGATGGAAAAATGGGAGTTGCCACTTGCGTGTTTTGGGGATGCACTTCAGGATGATGTGGAACATACCTTCTGTAAGTGCAGACAATAGACAGAAGAAAGAAAGGAGCTGGTAGTGTCACTGCAGGAAGAATATCTtctatagacaatagacaaattctttatttacaaaccatCAAGAAATGCAATGGCGTCAAATATTAACATGGTTACTTTTTATTGAGATTATTGCTCTTCTCTCTTCCAGTTCAGAAACTCATCCATGGT is a window encoding:
- the LOC124371779 gene encoding uncharacterized protein LOC124371779 translates to MASVHRKVTLRVTSSYRTISEPAVKVITSVMPIDLRVQECKYVFDSKEDLGVEEAEHVAKVVSMLKWQVSWHADSHESWTKMFIGNITECMERQHGEVAFFLTQFLLGPVILGQDGKMGVATCVFWGCTSG